The Triplophysa rosa linkage group LG15, Trosa_1v2, whole genome shotgun sequence genome has a segment encoding these proteins:
- the insm1a gene encoding insulinoma-associated protein 1a, which translates to MPRGFLVKRNKKAIPVSYRVRADEDEAQGAFPAAQDASAPPTHSPASPRTDAGALSISQEVKPVQFGNPETVYRSMYSPTRPVSREHERACLERRFNLGSPISAESFPAVPNGSDHAPFAPVDLKIGTSNSNRTGTSNPVPLATKRSSSDSERKGKPASKKAKAMRKLQFEDEMTTSPVLGLKIKEGPLEQKPRSQSTAGDKPLGEFICQLCREAYADPFSLAQHKCSRIVRIEYRCPECDKLFSCPANLASHRRWHKPKQQNPTGTNPESNKTPASVKSEEPKETASDRDTPSPGLSESGSEDGLYDCQHCGKKFKRQAYLKKHVMAHHDVHDGFPAPDKSQVPLNLSASECHLCPVCGESFPSRANQERHIRLHHSAQVYPCKYCPAMFYSSPGLTRHINKCHPSENRQVILLQMPVRPAC; encoded by the coding sequence ATGCCTAGAGGATTTTTAGTGAAGAGAAATAAGAAAGCGATACCTGTTTCGTACCGGGTCCGTGCGGATGAGGATGAAGCGCAGGGAGCGTTTCCAGCCGCGCAGGATGCCAGCGCACCGCCTACGCACAGCCCAGCATCGCCGCGCACGGATGCGGGCGCCCTGAGCATCTCGCAGGAAGTCAAACCGGTGCAGTTTGGGAACCCGGAGACGGTGTACAGGTCCATGTACAGCCCGACGCGTCCCGTGAGCAGAGAGCACGAGAGGGCGTGTTTGGAGAGGCGGTTCAATCTGGGCTCGCCCATTTCAGCGGAATCCTTCCCAGCTGTGCCCAATGGCTCGGATCACGCCCCGTTCGCTCCCGTGGATCTAAAAATAGGCACCAGCAACAGCAACCGAACCGGTACCAGCAACCCGGTCCCATTAGCCACCAAAAGATCCTCGTCGGATAGCGAGCGCAAAGGCAAACCGGCATCCAAGAAAGCCAAAGCCATGAGGAAATTGCAGTTTGAGGACGAGATGACCACCTCTCCAGTGCTGGGCTTGAAAATCAAAGAGGGTCCGTTGGAACAGAAACCCAGATCTCAGTCGACAGCCGGCGACAAGCCGCTGGGCGAGTTCATCTGTCAGTTGTGCAGAGAGGCGTACGCTGACCCCTTCTCTCTGGCTCAGCACAAGTGCTCCAGGATCGTCCGAATCGAGTACAGGTGCCCAGAATGTGACAAGCTCTTCAGCTGCCCGGCGAATCTGGCGTCACACCGGCGCTGGCACAAACCCAAGCAGCAAAACCCGACGGGCACCAACCCGGAGAGCAATAAGACGCCCGCGTCCGTCAAAAGCGAGGAGCCGAAAGAGACGGCCAGCGACAGGGACACTCCCAGCCCCGGACTTTCCGAATCGGGCTCCGAGGACGGCCTCTACGATTGCCAACACTGCGGGAAGAAGTTCAAACGCCAGGCGTACTTGAAAAAGCACGTGATGGCCCATCACGACGTTCACGACGGCTTCCCAGCACCAGACAAAAGCCAAGTACCTTTGAACCTGAGCGCGTCCGAGTGCCACCTGTGTCCGGTGTGCGGGGAGAGCTTCCCCAGCAGAGCCAACCAGGAGAGACACATCCGCCTGCATCACTCCGCGCAGGTGTACCCCTGCAAATACTGCCCGGCCATGTTCTACAGCTCGCCTGGACTTACGAGACACATCAACAAGTGTCATCCGTCGGAGAACAGGCAGGTGATTCTCCTCCAGATGCCCGTGCGTCCGGCCTGCTGA